Proteins found in one Arachis stenosperma cultivar V10309 chromosome 8, arast.V10309.gnm1.PFL2, whole genome shotgun sequence genomic segment:
- the LOC130945445 gene encoding uncharacterized protein LOC130945445 — protein MCIALFLWQAHPLYPFFLLSNRDEYHNRPTKAVSWWEDCDDIVGGRDEIAMGTWLACSREGRVAFLTNVLELHTLPEAKSRGELPLLFLKSGKHPQEFAESLKREAHYYNGFNLIVADISTKSMMYISNRPKGQPITIQEVPSGLHVLSNDKLDSPWHKAKRLESNFKKEIAKYGKEEIPAKEVIENVMKDRVKAEKSVLPHICSLEWEYNLSSIFVEVDTPLGLYGTRSSAALSIRSSGEVSFYEIYLDDNKWKEHVIDFYIPQKTMCPSCMLQRA, from the exons ATGTGTATAGCTTTGTTTCTTTGGCAAGCACATCCACTCTACCCATTTTTTCTTTTGAGCAACAGAGATGAGTACCATAATAG GCCTACAAAGGCAGTGTCATGGTGGGAAGATTGTGATGATATTGTTGGAGGAAGAGACGAGATAGCAATGGGGACATGGTTGGCTTGTTCAAGAGAAGGAAGAGTAGCTTTTCTTACCAATGTTTTGGAACTCCATACCCTCCCTGAAGCCAAAAGCAGAGGAGAGTTACCCCTCCTATTTCTAAAG AGTGGAAAGCATCCACAGGAATTTGCAGAAAGCCTGAAAAGAGAGGCTCACTATTACAATGGGTTCAACTTGATTGTGGCTGATATTAGCACCAAATCAATGATGTACATCTCAAATAGGCCCAAAGGACAGCCCATAACCATTCAAGAGGTTCCTTCAGGCCTCCATGTTCTCTCAAACGACAAATTAGACTCACCATGGCATAAG gctAAGCGACTTGAATCGAATTTCAAAAAAGAAATAGCAAAATATGGTAAAGAAGAAATACCTGCAAAGGAGGTAATTGAAAATGTGATGAAGGACAGAGTGAAAGCAGAGAAAAGTGTACTACCTCACATATGCTCTCTTGAGTGGGAATACAATCTTAGCTCCATCTTTGTTGAAGTAGATACTCCACTg GGTTTATATGGTACTAGGAGTAGCGCTGCCTTAAGCATCAGATCAAGTGGGGAAGTGAGCTTTTATGAGATTTATCTCGATGACAACAAGTGGAAGGAGCATGTTATTGATTTCTATATCCCTCAAAAGACCATGTGTCCAAG CTGCATGCTTCAACGAGCATAA